The following coding sequences lie in one Thermoplasmata archaeon genomic window:
- a CDS encoding ATPase domain-containing protein has product MADVQKVPSGIPGLDDLIEGGFWPKSTVVILGSSGTGKSTFAIQFLMEGIEQGEQALYVTLEEPPEQIMREADLMGFDMRKYYEKSLFFIHLKGRNFKKMIEEQLPQLVKARADYNIATRVVIDPMTPVIWATAERLEQRELIGKLFYTLKELGVVLCTVEEHAKPGETIGEDVLLPIYLSDGAIHLEYYPIGGAFNRTLKLLKMRGSHHGEGVYPYLFARGVGIVVRASPTPIPEELTRSHAKTFDEALRTAEGMKAPARVVERIKKMQKSWDYDYSPEEALQILFNSYGLKRGG; this is encoded by the coding sequence ATGGCCGATGTACAGAAAGTGCCGAGCGGGATCCCGGGACTCGACGACCTGATCGAAGGCGGATTCTGGCCGAAGTCGACCGTCGTCATCCTGGGGTCGAGCGGGACGGGCAAGTCCACATTCGCGATCCAGTTCCTCATGGAAGGCATCGAGCAGGGTGAGCAGGCCTTGTATGTGACGCTCGAAGAGCCGCCCGAGCAGATCATGCGCGAGGCGGACCTGATGGGCTTCGACATGCGCAAGTACTACGAGAAATCGCTCTTCTTCATCCACCTCAAAGGCCGCAATTTCAAGAAGATGATTGAGGAGCAGCTGCCGCAGCTCGTGAAGGCGCGGGCGGACTACAACATCGCCACGCGCGTCGTGATTGACCCGATGACGCCGGTGATCTGGGCGACGGCGGAGCGACTCGAGCAGCGCGAGCTGATCGGCAAGCTGTTCTACACGCTCAAGGAACTCGGCGTCGTGCTGTGCACGGTCGAGGAGCACGCGAAGCCGGGCGAGACGATCGGGGAGGACGTCCTCCTGCCGATCTACCTGTCCGACGGCGCGATCCACCTCGAGTATTACCCGATCGGCGGGGCGTTCAACCGCACGCTCAAGCTCTTGAAGATGCGGGGCTCCCATCACGGCGAGGGCGTCTATCCCTACCTGTTCGCGCGCGGGGTCGGCATCGTCGTCCGCGCGAGTCCCACGCCGATCCCCGAGGAGCTGACGCGATCGCACGCGAAGACCTTCGACGAGGCCCTCAGGACGGCCGAGGGGATGAAGGCGCCCGCGCGCGTCGTCGAGCGGATCAAGAAGATGCAGAAGAGCTGGGACTACGATTACTCGCCCGAGGAAGCCCTGCAGATCCTCTTCAATTCGTACGGGCTCAAGCGGGGCGGCTAG
- a CDS encoding translin family protein yields MKNLDDVISNIESRLDEKDEVRELTIKSSRTIARLSGSVIQGMHRGQDVSAVLTEARDEVLKLKSLLHDHPDLYHTGIVENAMQEACEAFLVHAILEAEPLPSPKELGVTDTAYLLGLGDVVGELRRFALEHLRRGDVKLASSFLEKMERILDALMRFDYPTALVALKRKQDVARSLIEKTRGEVAVAARSQDLAEKLDAVREKL; encoded by the coding sequence GTGAAGAACCTCGACGACGTGATTTCGAACATCGAATCGCGCCTCGACGAGAAGGACGAGGTCCGCGAACTCACGATCAAATCGTCCCGCACGATCGCGCGACTGAGCGGCAGCGTGATCCAGGGCATGCATCGCGGTCAGGATGTCTCGGCGGTGCTCACCGAGGCCCGCGACGAGGTCCTCAAGTTGAAGAGCCTCCTCCACGACCACCCGGACCTGTACCACACGGGCATCGTCGAGAACGCGATGCAGGAGGCGTGCGAGGCGTTCCTCGTCCATGCGATCCTCGAAGCGGAACCGTTGCCGAGCCCGAAGGAGCTCGGCGTGACGGACACTGCGTACCTGCTCGGCCTTGGCGACGTCGTCGGCGAGTTGCGGCGGTTCGCGCTCGAGCACCTGCGCCGCGGGGACGTCAAGCTCGCGTCGTCGTTCTTAGAGAAGATGGAACGGATCCTCGACGCTCTCATGCGGTTCGACTATCCGACCGCGCTCGTTGCCCTGAAGAGGAAGCAGGACGTCGCGCGAAGCCTGATTGAGAAGACGCGCGGTGAGGTCGCTGTCGCCGCGCGAAGCCAGGATCTCGCGGAGAAACTCGACGCGGTCCGCGAGAAGCTCTGA
- the purD gene encoding phosphoribosylamine--glycine ligase produces MRVLVVGGGGREHAIVEALRRSDAEILAATSSQNPGIRRASKEMLIGEVTAVDRIASWAKGQGADLAVVGPEIPLENGIADALEAAGVPTVGPSRGASQLETNKEFTRELMRERRIPGLPQFWAFDQMSGFEEFVNDSDFEFVIKPLGLTGGKGVRVWGDHFSTKAEALAYGREILEKKIGGTARFLVEEKLVGEEFSLQAFCDGRSLVPMPLAQDHKRAYEGDKGPNTGGMGSYSEADHLLPFVTRDEYERALETMTKTVDAMFARDTPFKGILYGGFMATRDGPKLLEYNVRFADPESMNVLPILEGDFLDVCVRLTGGNLPTNVKFSRKATVCKYVVPMGYGSHPKAGEQLKVDEESIRRTGAKLYYASVDEKGGHLYTTTSRSLAVVGIAPDLEAAESVSEEALAFVAGSFYARRDIGKPDVVAEKVERMRKIRDG; encoded by the coding sequence ATGAGAGTCCTGGTGGTCGGTGGAGGCGGCCGCGAGCACGCAATCGTCGAGGCGCTCCGGCGATCCGACGCGGAGATCCTCGCGGCGACGTCGAGCCAGAATCCGGGGATCCGCCGCGCCTCGAAGGAGATGCTGATCGGCGAGGTCACGGCGGTCGACCGCATCGCGTCGTGGGCGAAGGGCCAAGGCGCGGACCTGGCGGTCGTCGGTCCGGAGATCCCTCTCGAGAACGGAATCGCGGACGCTCTGGAGGCTGCCGGGGTTCCGACGGTGGGCCCGTCTCGCGGGGCGTCGCAGCTTGAGACGAACAAGGAATTCACCCGCGAGCTGATGCGTGAGCGTCGGATCCCAGGGCTTCCGCAATTCTGGGCGTTCGACCAGATGAGCGGCTTCGAGGAGTTCGTCAACGACTCCGATTTCGAGTTCGTGATCAAGCCTCTCGGCCTCACGGGCGGAAAGGGCGTGCGGGTCTGGGGCGATCACTTCTCCACGAAGGCCGAGGCGCTCGCGTACGGTCGCGAGATTCTCGAGAAGAAAATCGGCGGGACCGCGCGGTTCCTCGTCGAGGAGAAACTCGTCGGCGAAGAGTTCTCCCTCCAGGCGTTCTGCGACGGCCGCTCGTTGGTGCCGATGCCGTTGGCGCAGGATCACAAGCGCGCCTATGAAGGGGACAAGGGGCCGAACACCGGCGGGATGGGGTCGTACAGCGAGGCCGACCATCTGCTTCCGTTCGTCACGCGAGACGAGTACGAGCGGGCGCTCGAAACGATGACGAAGACCGTCGATGCGATGTTCGCCCGCGACACGCCGTTCAAAGGGATCCTGTACGGCGGATTCATGGCGACGCGCGATGGGCCGAAGCTCCTCGAGTACAACGTCCGCTTCGCCGATCCGGAATCGATGAACGTCCTGCCGATCCTCGAGGGCGACTTCCTCGACGTGTGCGTGCGCCTCACCGGCGGGAACCTTCCGACGAACGTGAAGTTCTCCCGCAAGGCGACGGTATGCAAGTACGTCGTGCCGATGGGCTACGGCTCCCACCCGAAGGCCGGCGAGCAGCTCAAGGTCGACGAAGAGAGCATCCGCCGCACGGGGGCGAAACTCTACTACGCGAGCGTCGACGAGAAAGGCGGCCATCTGTACACGACGACATCGCGGTCTCTCGCTGTCGTCGGCATCGCCCCGGACCTGGAGGCGGCCGAGTCGGTTTCGGAGGAGGCCCTCGCGTTCGTCGCGGGCAGCTTCTACGCCCGCCGGGACATCGGCAAGCCGGATGTCGTCGCCGAAAAGGTCGAGCGGATGCGGAAGATCCGCGACGGGTGA
- a CDS encoding tetrahydrofolate dehydrogenase/cyclohydrolase catalytic domain-containing protein, which produces MAAEIIDGKKIATEIRDDLKPRLAKLADAGNVPGLAAVLVGEDAASQLYVKMKSKASEEMGMAHWTVQLPEDVSEARLLQEIGRLNSDPKVHGILVQQPLPTQIAVEKAVSAVSPLKDVDCFHPVNVGLVLIGRPRFAPATPAGVVELLMRSGNDPSGKDVVIIGRSNIVGKPLAALLMQKGPKANATVTIVHSATRDLETHTRRAEILVSAMGSPRYVKANMVRPGAVVIDVGINRIADPNAKGGTRTVGDVDFDAVRALAKAISPVPGGVGPMTIAMLLSNTVSAAELAAKAGASDAT; this is translated from the coding sequence GTGGCGGCCGAGATCATCGACGGCAAGAAGATCGCGACGGAGATTCGGGATGACCTCAAGCCCAGGCTCGCCAAGCTCGCCGACGCCGGCAACGTCCCGGGTCTCGCGGCGGTCCTCGTCGGCGAGGACGCCGCGTCGCAGCTGTACGTCAAGATGAAGAGCAAAGCCTCCGAGGAAATGGGGATGGCCCACTGGACCGTCCAGTTGCCCGAGGACGTGTCGGAGGCGCGGCTCCTGCAGGAGATCGGCCGCCTCAACTCCGATCCGAAGGTCCACGGAATCCTCGTGCAGCAGCCCTTGCCCACGCAGATCGCGGTCGAGAAGGCGGTGTCGGCCGTCAGCCCCCTCAAGGACGTGGACTGCTTCCATCCCGTGAACGTCGGCCTCGTCCTGATCGGTCGCCCGCGCTTCGCCCCCGCCACGCCTGCCGGCGTCGTCGAACTCCTGATGCGCAGCGGGAACGATCCGAGCGGCAAGGACGTCGTGATCATCGGACGGAGCAACATCGTCGGGAAACCGCTCGCGGCGCTCCTCATGCAGAAAGGCCCGAAGGCAAACGCGACCGTCACGATCGTGCACAGCGCGACCCGCGACCTCGAGACGCACACGAGGCGCGCGGAGATCCTGGTCTCGGCGATGGGCTCGCCTCGGTACGTGAAAGCGAACATGGTGCGCCCGGGCGCGGTCGTCATCGATGTCGGGATCAACCGCATCGCGGATCCGAACGCGAAAGGCGGAACCCGCACGGTGGGCGATGTCGACTTCGACGCGGTGCGCGCCCTGGCGAAGGCGATTTCCCCGGTGCCCGGAGGCGTGGGCCCGATGACAATCGCGATGCTCCTGTCGAACACCGTGTCGGCCGCGGAACTCGCGGCGAAAGCCGGCGCTTCCGATGCAACGTAG
- a CDS encoding MarR family transcriptional regulator, with amino-acid sequence MHSNDWSRVLTERQREVLSIVVENKVYRNSDSKIPELAAQMGIAPVAVAKHLLEIEKTALLNVVVSPSEQGKRVYERLELEPRPEKKQTAEALDRQTITILRFLRDRPDASANEIAEELGFSDYTTGKSLRVLTAIQLVTKQRGPAVRRGVPPYVFRPTPHGRDLIERLPGRASSEGKSSVDGLLGTA; translated from the coding sequence ATGCACTCCAACGATTGGTCCCGCGTCCTGACGGAACGTCAGCGCGAGGTCCTCTCCATCGTCGTGGAGAACAAGGTCTACCGGAACAGCGATTCGAAGATTCCGGAGTTGGCCGCCCAGATGGGGATCGCTCCGGTCGCCGTCGCGAAGCACCTCCTCGAGATCGAGAAGACGGCGCTCCTGAACGTCGTCGTGAGCCCGTCGGAGCAAGGCAAGCGCGTGTACGAGCGGCTGGAGCTCGAGCCACGGCCCGAGAAGAAACAGACGGCCGAGGCGTTGGACCGCCAGACGATCACGATCCTCCGGTTCCTCCGAGACCGTCCGGACGCGAGCGCGAACGAGATCGCGGAGGAACTCGGCTTCTCGGACTACACGACGGGGAAGAGCCTGCGCGTCCTGACGGCGATCCAGCTCGTGACGAAGCAGCGAGGCCCCGCGGTGCGCCGCGGCGTGCCCCCGTACGTGTTCCGGCCGACGCCGCACGGGCGCGACCTCATCGAGCGACTGCCCGGGCGCGCCTCGTCGGAAGGCAAAAGTAGCGTGGATGGCCTCCTGGGCACCGCGTGA
- a CDS encoding NAD(P)/FAD-dependent oxidoreductase, whose protein sequence is MIDAVVVGAGPAGGMAARQLAAAGFETVILEKRKVVGEPVQCAEGVSEFGLLSNGLSPHEEWIAQRVAGAKCVAPNGKWFFITRLAGYAIDRARFDRWIVEEAVDDGADLRTAMRVTRLAAHDGGWRLEANGETIDARAVIGADGPASLVARDAGLIRSLERILAYEYRFRREDVAPLDPEYFLLFIAERYKGGYAWVFPKGDDVNVGAGGPIDAHAATVAFCRDHGIDVDRKTQTIAGTIPYRYDLASLAAPGLAVVGDAAGITNPMNGAGIHPGLFSGRLAGEIAVAALEAEDPAAMFAYDRAIRSSPFLDPLLWWMIDRVRRWSDRLMNSVVGELSGLDWRGLTWKHMLSAGIRRPSLTLHVREFYRMIRTLELCDRYGW, encoded by the coding sequence GTGATCGACGCGGTCGTCGTAGGCGCGGGACCGGCCGGCGGAATGGCGGCTCGGCAGCTCGCCGCCGCGGGCTTCGAGACGGTAATCCTCGAGAAACGCAAGGTCGTCGGCGAGCCGGTGCAGTGCGCCGAAGGCGTGAGCGAGTTCGGCCTGCTCTCGAACGGCCTCTCGCCGCACGAGGAGTGGATCGCCCAGCGGGTCGCGGGGGCGAAGTGCGTCGCCCCGAACGGGAAATGGTTCTTCATCACCCGGCTCGCCGGGTACGCGATCGACCGCGCGCGGTTCGACCGCTGGATCGTCGAAGAGGCGGTGGACGATGGCGCGGACCTGCGGACCGCGATGCGGGTCACGCGGCTTGCGGCCCACGACGGCGGATGGCGGCTCGAGGCGAACGGCGAGACGATCGATGCCCGCGCGGTCATCGGCGCCGACGGTCCCGCGAGCCTCGTGGCGCGGGACGCCGGCCTGATCCGGAGCCTCGAGAGGATCCTCGCGTACGAGTATCGGTTCCGGCGCGAGGACGTCGCCCCGCTGGACCCGGAATATTTCCTGCTGTTCATCGCCGAGCGGTACAAGGGCGGGTACGCGTGGGTCTTCCCGAAAGGCGACGACGTCAACGTGGGCGCGGGCGGACCCATCGACGCGCACGCGGCGACGGTCGCATTCTGTCGCGACCACGGAATCGACGTCGACCGTAAGACGCAGACGATCGCCGGGACGATCCCGTACCGCTATGATCTCGCGTCGCTCGCCGCGCCGGGGCTCGCGGTGGTCGGCGACGCCGCGGGAATCACGAATCCGATGAACGGCGCCGGAATCCATCCGGGACTCTTCAGCGGCCGCCTGGCGGGCGAGATCGCCGTTGCGGCCTTGGAGGCGGAAGACCCCGCCGCGATGTTCGCGTACGACCGCGCGATCCGATCCTCGCCATTCCTCGATCCGCTCCTGTGGTGGATGATCGATCGGGTGCGTCGGTGGAGCGACCGGCTGATGAATTCGGTCGTCGGCGAGCTATCGGGGCTCGATTGGCGTGGGCTCACGTGGAAGCACATGCTCTCGGCCGGGATCCGAAGGCCCTCGCTCACCTTGCACGTGCGCGAGTTCTACCGGATGATCCGCACGCTCGAGCTCTGCGACCGCTACGGATGGTGA
- a CDS encoding methylenetetrahydrofolate reductase → MPVGVASHVMRAGSRLEKVLASGGFAVTAEIHPPGSADPSSIERQVAMYRGLVDACNVTDGQRALVRISSLAAATLVLQSGIEPIMQMVLRDRNRIGIQADLLGASALGIRNVLCLWGDPPTAGNEKDAKAVYDLTTEEMIATFRVLRDAGTLRGGDMVKVPPKVFIGAAADPFRGSKEESFAKLRAKVTAGADFVQTQGVYDVDRFEDWMRLVRKEWLHEKVYILAGVIPLKSPKMARFMTEKLGAVIPKHIMDRMEGAPNPRAEGLSIAVRTVKALKRIDGVSGVHIMPVGWEDVVTELVKEAGLFPRPEPAAALV, encoded by the coding sequence ATGCCCGTCGGCGTCGCGTCGCACGTCATGCGCGCGGGCAGCCGATTGGAGAAGGTCCTCGCGTCCGGAGGCTTCGCCGTGACCGCAGAGATCCACCCTCCGGGATCCGCGGATCCCTCGAGCATCGAACGGCAAGTCGCGATGTACCGGGGCCTGGTCGACGCGTGCAACGTGACGGACGGGCAGCGAGCCCTCGTGCGGATCTCGTCCCTCGCCGCCGCGACCCTCGTCCTCCAGTCGGGCATCGAGCCGATCATGCAGATGGTCCTCCGGGACCGCAACCGCATCGGGATCCAGGCGGACCTCCTCGGCGCGTCTGCCCTCGGCATCCGCAACGTGCTCTGCCTCTGGGGTGACCCACCGACCGCCGGGAACGAGAAGGACGCCAAGGCGGTCTACGACCTGACCACGGAGGAGATGATCGCGACGTTCCGGGTTCTCCGCGACGCGGGCACGTTGCGGGGTGGCGACATGGTCAAGGTCCCGCCGAAAGTCTTCATCGGCGCCGCCGCCGATCCGTTCCGCGGCTCGAAGGAGGAGTCGTTCGCGAAGCTCCGGGCGAAGGTCACCGCCGGCGCGGATTTCGTGCAGACGCAGGGCGTCTACGACGTCGATCGGTTCGAGGATTGGATGCGGCTCGTGCGCAAGGAGTGGCTCCACGAGAAAGTCTACATCCTCGCGGGCGTCATCCCGCTCAAGTCCCCGAAGATGGCGCGGTTCATGACGGAGAAGCTCGGGGCCGTGATCCCGAAACATATCATGGACCGGATGGAGGGCGCCCCGAACCCGAGGGCGGAAGGCCTCAGCATCGCCGTCCGGACCGTGAAGGCCTTGAAGCGGATCGACGGCGTCAGCGGCGTCCACATCATGCCGGTCGGATGGGAGGACGTCGTGACGGAACTCGTGAAGGAGGCGGGACTCTTTCCTCGCCCCGAGCCCGCCGCCGCCCTCGTGTGA
- the purH gene encoding bifunctional phosphoribosylaminoimidazolecarboxamide formyltransferase/IMP cyclohydrolase: MVSPRRALLSVSEKEGLVEFARGLRDLGFEFIATEGTAKALQEAGIAAATVAEYTGLREGLGGRVKTLHPRIFAGILAPRGDERDLADLGAVAIDLVVANLYPFEATVAKPHVTMAEAIENIDIGGVSLIRAAAKNAARVAVIVRPSRYPDVLRALQDQKTVPQRLRDELAVEAFEYTSRYDAAIFNYLAKRQGATLPPALRLAYDKIADLRYGENPYQKAALYRESFPSAATANAEKLQGKDLSYNNLIDLDAALRIVSEFDRPAAVVIKHTNPAGAALSSDLESAYEAAHACDPISAYGGVVGLNRTVDLPTAKAMRRDVLDAVIAPGYEPQALAILQQKKKGDFLIMRTHGELRKDHGVDMVRILGGVLLQTTDFPEPRPKAFKVVTKASPTADQMRDILFGITVSRYVKSNSIVLVKGDRTVGIGAGQMSRVDACMIARLKAKDAARGSVAVSDAYFPFRDGIEELALAGVAAVAQPGGSIRDAEVIEAAEEHGIAMVFTGIRLFKH; the protein is encoded by the coding sequence ATGGTCTCCCCGCGCCGGGCCCTCCTCAGCGTCTCCGAAAAGGAGGGGCTCGTCGAATTCGCTCGGGGATTACGGGACCTCGGTTTTGAGTTCATCGCGACGGAGGGCACGGCGAAGGCGCTGCAGGAGGCCGGCATCGCCGCCGCGACCGTCGCGGAGTACACGGGGCTGCGCGAGGGCCTCGGTGGCCGCGTGAAGACCTTGCATCCGCGGATCTTCGCGGGGATCCTTGCGCCGCGAGGCGACGAGCGGGATCTCGCGGACCTCGGCGCCGTCGCGATCGACCTCGTCGTCGCGAACCTCTATCCGTTCGAGGCGACCGTCGCGAAGCCGCACGTCACGATGGCCGAGGCGATCGAGAACATCGACATCGGGGGCGTCTCCCTGATCCGCGCGGCGGCGAAGAACGCCGCCCGGGTCGCCGTCATCGTGCGGCCCTCACGCTACCCGGACGTGCTGCGCGCCCTGCAGGATCAGAAGACCGTGCCGCAACGGCTGCGGGACGAACTCGCCGTGGAGGCGTTCGAGTACACGTCGCGATATGACGCGGCGATCTTCAACTACCTCGCGAAGCGGCAAGGCGCGACCCTGCCTCCCGCCCTTCGCCTCGCGTACGACAAGATCGCGGACCTCCGGTACGGGGAGAATCCGTACCAGAAGGCGGCGCTCTATCGGGAGTCGTTCCCGTCCGCCGCGACCGCGAACGCGGAGAAGCTCCAGGGCAAGGACCTGTCGTACAACAACCTCATCGACCTCGACGCCGCGTTGCGGATCGTGTCGGAGTTCGATCGTCCCGCGGCCGTCGTGATCAAACACACGAACCCGGCCGGGGCGGCCCTCTCCTCGGATCTGGAGTCGGCCTACGAGGCGGCACACGCGTGCGATCCCATCTCCGCCTACGGCGGCGTCGTCGGGCTGAACCGGACCGTCGACCTGCCTACCGCGAAGGCGATGCGAAGGGACGTCCTGGACGCCGTCATCGCGCCCGGATACGAGCCGCAGGCGCTCGCGATCCTCCAGCAGAAGAAGAAGGGAGACTTCCTGATCATGCGGACGCACGGCGAACTCCGGAAGGACCACGGCGTCGACATGGTCCGCATCCTCGGCGGCGTCCTCCTCCAGACGACGGACTTCCCCGAGCCGAGGCCGAAGGCGTTCAAGGTGGTCACGAAGGCATCGCCGACCGCGGACCAGATGCGAGACATCCTGTTCGGGATCACCGTGAGCCGCTACGTGAAGTCGAACTCGATCGTCCTCGTGAAAGGCGACCGCACGGTCGGGATCGGCGCCGGCCAGATGAGCCGGGTGGACGCATGTATGATCGCGCGCCTCAAGGCCAAGGACGCGGCGCGCGGGAGCGTCGCGGTGAGCGACGCGTACTTCCCCTTCCGTGACGGCATCGAAGAACTCGCGCTGGCGGGGGTCGCGGCCGTCGCACAACCGGGCGGCTCGATCCGGGACGCCGAAGTGATCGAGGCGGCGGAGGAGCACGGGATCGCAATGGTCTTCACGGGAATCCGCCTGTTCAAGCACTGA
- the purN gene encoding phosphoribosylglycinamide formyltransferase yields MARVKVGVLASGRGTDFQSLADARKRGDLDVDLAVLVCNVPGAPVIERARSAGVPAIVIDHRKFGKDREAFEREVVKVLKEKRVDLVVHAGFMRIVTGYYIGEFRNRIMNIHPSLLPAFPGAHAPRDALAHGVRISGCTIHFVDETVDGGPIILQKAVSVLEDDTEETLAARILEQEHIFLPIAVRLFAEGRLKVEGRRVRIRTTGLSLPPVA; encoded by the coding sequence ATGGCTCGGGTCAAGGTGGGAGTGCTCGCGTCCGGAAGGGGCACGGACTTCCAGAGCCTAGCCGACGCTCGCAAGCGGGGCGATCTCGACGTTGACCTCGCGGTGCTCGTTTGCAACGTCCCCGGGGCTCCGGTCATCGAGCGCGCGAGGTCGGCGGGCGTCCCGGCGATTGTGATCGATCACCGCAAGTTCGGGAAAGATCGCGAGGCCTTCGAGCGGGAGGTCGTGAAAGTCCTGAAGGAGAAGCGCGTGGACCTCGTCGTCCATGCCGGCTTCATGCGAATCGTGACGGGCTACTACATCGGGGAGTTCCGCAACCGCATCATGAACATCCACCCCTCGCTCCTGCCGGCGTTCCCCGGCGCCCACGCCCCACGGGACGCCCTCGCGCACGGAGTGCGGATTTCAGGGTGCACGATCCACTTCGTGGACGAAACGGTCGACGGGGGGCCGATCATCCTCCAGAAGGCGGTCTCCGTCCTCGAGGACGACACGGAAGAGACGTTGGCGGCAAGGATCCTCGAGCAGGAGCACATCTTCCTCCCGATTGCGGTCCGCCTGTTCGCGGAAGGCCGCTTGAAGGTCGAGGGGCGTCGGGTTCGGATACGCACGACCGGGCTGAGCCTGCCACCTGTGGCCTAG
- a CDS encoding GAF domain-containing protein — MAGEKGKVSYDEVAARLMKIIHSGSQRKAITDFVCRELRKIPHYTWVGIYVVDGSDLALASWSGPSATLHNRIPIGQGLCGAAVSDKKTILVQDVTSDPRYLQCFINTRAEIVVPILKGDAPVAEIDIDSDQQDAFSDTDREFVEWAAEELRTIL, encoded by the coding sequence ATGGCCGGCGAGAAGGGCAAGGTCAGCTACGACGAGGTCGCGGCTCGGCTCATGAAAATCATCCATTCAGGAAGCCAGCGCAAAGCGATCACGGATTTCGTGTGTCGCGAACTCCGAAAGATCCCCCACTACACCTGGGTCGGGATCTACGTCGTCGACGGTTCGGATCTAGCGCTGGCCTCGTGGTCCGGCCCGAGCGCGACCCTGCACAACCGAATCCCGATCGGGCAGGGCCTCTGCGGCGCCGCGGTCTCGGACAAGAAGACGATCCTCGTGCAAGACGTGACGAGCGATCCAAGGTACCTCCAGTGTTTCATCAACACCCGCGCGGAGATCGTCGTCCCGATCCTGAAAGGGGACGCTCCAGTCGCGGAAATCGACATCGACTCGGACCAACAAGATGCGTTCTCAGACACGGACCGAGAGTTCGTCGAGTGGGCGGCGGAAGAGCTCCGGACGATTCTGTGA
- a CDS encoding helix-turn-helix domain-containing protein yields MDEEILAVKTRRDLYEFVRKNPGFHLREVSRALDLSITLVDYHLRFLEKHELITSSMDGEYKRFYPRSQPGQSDARPALTDSEKQVLAFLRQPVPFRVIAFLMEHEAGTHKEILEHVPVSPSTLSHHLKKMQAAGLIDRATPAERGYQVTGPKAVARLMATYEIATPDQIDTFLRVWGEFRL; encoded by the coding sequence ATGGACGAGGAGATCCTGGCGGTCAAGACTCGTAGGGACCTCTACGAGTTCGTCCGGAAGAACCCTGGCTTCCATCTCCGCGAAGTGTCTCGTGCCCTTGACCTGTCGATCACGCTCGTGGACTACCACCTTCGGTTCTTGGAGAAGCACGAGCTCATCACGTCGTCGATGGACGGGGAGTACAAGCGCTTCTACCCGCGCTCCCAGCCCGGCCAGTCGGATGCGCGCCCCGCACTGACGGACTCGGAGAAGCAGGTCCTCGCGTTCCTCCGCCAGCCGGTGCCGTTCCGCGTGATCGCGTTCCTCATGGAGCACGAGGCCGGGACGCACAAGGAGATCCTGGAGCACGTCCCCGTGTCCCCCTCCACGCTGTCGCATCACCTCAAGAAGATGCAAGCGGCGGGACTCATCGATCGTGCGACGCCGGCGGAACGGGGATACCAAGTCACGGGTCCCAAAGCCGTCGCTCGGCTCATGGCGACCTACGAGATCGCGACGCCCGATCAGATCGACACGTTTCTACGCGTATGGGGCGAGTTCCGCCTCTGA
- a CDS encoding TRAM domain-containing protein has translation MSYSGSGLRPSNLPVEEGKVYEAKIEDIGREGDGLARIQNFVVFVPGTKIGDQVKIRITKVHRRMAFGEVVRE, from the coding sequence ATGTCGTATTCGGGCTCTGGCCTCCGACCTTCGAACCTTCCGGTGGAAGAGGGGAAGGTCTATGAGGCGAAGATCGAGGACATCGGTCGAGAAGGCGACGGACTCGCGCGGATCCAGAACTTCGTGGTCTTCGTCCCGGGGACGAAGATCGGGGATCAGGTCAAGATCCGCATCACGAAAGTCCATCGCCGGATGGCGTTCGGCGAAGTCGTCCGCGAATGA